From the genome of Triticum aestivum cultivar Chinese Spring chromosome 3B, IWGSC CS RefSeq v2.1, whole genome shotgun sequence, one region includes:
- the LOC123064556 gene encoding expansin-A24-like: protein MAPARFVAGMLLAAIGCVLSVAADNPTTPSPQPFVWQKAHATFYGGADASDTMGGACGYGNLFSEGYGTRTAALSTVLFNDGAACGQCYKLACDRKRADPLFCKPGVTVTVTATNFSPPNDVLPNDNGGWCNPPRPHFDMAQPAWEKIGVYKGGIIPVMYQRVPCVKQGGVRFIINGHEYFNLVRVSNVAAAGSIESMDVKTSDSDEWIPMARNWGANWHSLANLTGKMLSFRLTNSDGHTLVFNDVVPKGWNFGQSFASKLQF, encoded by the exons ATGGCTCCAGCTCGATTTGTTGCAGGGATGCTGCTGGCGGCGATCGGCTGTGTGCTCTCTGTGGCCGCGGACAACCCGACCACGCCATCCCCGCAACCCTTCGTCTGGCAGAAGGCGCATGCGACGTTCTACGGTGGCGCTGACGCCTCTGACACAATGG GTGGCGCGTGCGGGTATGGTAACCTCTTCTCTGAAGGGTACGGGACACGCACGGCGGCGCTGAGCACCGTGTTGTTCAATGACGGCGCCGCGTGTGGGCAGTGCTACAAGCTCGCATGCGACCGAAAGCGCGCGGATCCGTTGTTTTGCAAGCCTGGTGTGACGGTCACCGTCACGGCCACGAACTTTAGCCCGCCCAACGACGTCCTCCCCAATGACAACGGCGGCTGGTGCAACCCACCGCGGCCGCATTTCGACATGGCCCAGCCGGCCTGGGAGAAGATCGGTGTTTATAAAGGTGGCATCATCCCCGTCATGTACCAAAG AGTTCCGTGCGTGAAGCAGGGTGGCGTGAGGTTCATAATCAATGGTCACGAGTATTTCAATCTTGTGCGTGTGAGCAATGTTGCTGCAGCTGGCTCGATCGAGTCCATGGATGTCAAGACCTCTGATTCCGACGAGTGGATACCTATGGCACGCAATTGGGGTGCTAACTGGCACTCGCTTGCGAACCTCACTGGCAAGATGCTCTCCTTCAGACTAACCAATAGTGATGGACACACACTTGTGTTCAATGATGTTGTGCCAAAGGGATGGAACTTTGGGCAATCATTTGCTAGCAAATTACAATTCTAG